Within Streptomyces sp. NBC_00704, the genomic segment TGCGCGAGTCGAAGGCGGAGTTCTTCGCCGTGCCGGGCGTCTGGCGCGGCCACGACCACACCGAGATGGCCCGGCGGCTGGGCGCGAAGGGCGTCTTCGAGGCCTACGACGACCTGCCCGACGGGGATCCGGCCGTCCTCCCGCCGCCGCCCGCCGACGGCGGCGCGGTGCGCTGGATCTACTGGACCTCGGGCACCACCTCCGACCCCAAGGGCGTCCTGCACACCGACCGTTCGCTGATCGCGGGCGGCTCCTGCCTCGCCCACGCGCTGCGGCTGACCCCGGACGACGTCGGCTCGATGGCGTTCCCCTACGCCCACATCGCCGGGCCCGACTACACCGTCATGCTGCTGCTGTACGGCTTCCCGGCGGTGATGTTCGAGCATTTCGCGCTGCCGGACGCGCTGGAGGAGTACCGGCGGCACGGGGTCACGGTCGCGGGCGGTTCGACGGCGTTCTACTCGATGTTCCTCGCCGAGCAGCGCAAGCGGCCGGGCGTCCCCGTGATCCCCACGCTACGGCTGCTCGCGGGCGGCGGCGCGCCCAAGCCGCCCGAGGTGTACCACGCCGTCGTGCGCGAGATGGGCGTGCAGCTCACCCACGGGTACGGGATGACGGAGGTGCCGATGATCACCATGGGGTCGCCCGACGACACCGCGGACCACCTCGCGACGACCGAGGGGCGGCCCCCCGCGGGCATGGAGATACGCGTCGTGGACGGGGAGGTGCGGCTGCGCGGGGAGGCCGTGTGCCAGGGATACCTGGACCCCGCGCAGAGCGCGGAGGCGTTCGACGCGGACGGCTTCCTGCGCACCGGCGACCTCGGGCGGCTGACCGGCGGCGGGCATCTGGTGCTCACCGGGCGGCTGAAGGACGTCATCATCCGCAAGGGGGAGAACGTGTCCGCCAAGGAGATCGAGGACCTGCTGGCCGCCCACCCCGGCGTCGGGGACGTCGCCGTGATCGGCCTGCCCGACGCCGAGCGCGGGGAGCGGGTGTGCGCGGTCGTCGAACAGCCGCCCGGCGCGCGGACGCTGACCCTGGAGGCGGTCGCGTCGTACCTGCGCGCGGCGGGACTCTCCGTGCACAAGCTGCCCGAGCAGCTGGAGCTGGTGGACGCCCTGCCGCGCAACGACACGCTCCGCAAGGTCCTCAAGTACAAGCTGCGCGAACGCTACGCGCGGCCCGCCCGGCCGGCGGCCGCCGGCGATCCGGGGACGGCTATTCGGGGACGGTGAAGTAGCGCGCGAAGGCGGGGACGATCTCCGCCTCGCCGACCTTGCCGTCCGCGTCGGCGTCGAGGACGGCGGCGGCCCCGCGGGCGACCTCGTCGGGCGCTCCGAGGGCGTGCAGCACCCGGACGGTGTCCTCGACCGTGGCCCGGCCGTCGCCGTCGGCGTCCGCGACGTCCAGGGCGGCGTGCAGGAAGGGGCGGGCGATCTCCGCGAACCGCTCCGGGTTGTCCCGCAGGCGCTTGACCGCGCTGTTCACGAACTCGTCCCGGCTGATGCGCTGGTCGCCGTCCCGGTCCGCGATCCCGGCCATGCCCTGCCAGAACGCCTCGGCCCCCGCGTACAGCGCCTGCCCCTTGTCGGAGCGGGCCGCGGTCGAGAACTCCGCGAGCACCGCCTTGGCCGCGGCGGCGAAGTCCACGCGGTCGATGTAGCCGTTGCCGTCCTGGTCGAAGGTGGCGAACCGGGCGGCGATCCTGCGCTCGTACTCACTGCTGACCATGTCTGCTCGGGCCGCCTTACGTCGTCACGTCGTGGGGTGGGTGGTGATGCCTCCGGGCCTCGCGTCCGGGAGGGTTCCCGGCCGGTGCCTGCCCAAAGGGTTTCCCGGCCGTGTCCGGAGGGTTTTCCGGCGCGCGGACGGGAGTGCTTCCGGCAGGGAGCGTACGACGCCGGGGACGTCCGGGCGGCCGGAAGGCGACACCTGTGGCGAGACCGGAGGAATTCCGGGACACACGTGTGGCCCGGCGGGCCACGGCTCACGCCGAGAGGGGCTCGGTCCCGTCGTCCACGGCGTCGGCGAGATCGCCGTAGACGTCGAACAGACGGCGCACGCCCAGCGCGCCGAGTACCCGGTTGACGTGGGAGCCGTCGGCCGCGCCGTGCGCGGGGAGGATCAGCCGCAGCCGTCCCCGGCAGGAGCGGATCAGCCTGCGGGCCGCGATCAGCACGCCGACGCCGCTGGAGTCGCAGAAGTACACGTCGGAGAGGTCCAGGACGAGACTGTGGCGGCCCTCGGCCACCTCGTCGTGCACCCGTTGCCGCAGCACGGGCGACGTCACCAGGTCCAGCTCGCCGGACACGTGGAGCACGGCCCATCCGCCCTGCTCGCCGCCGGTCACCGTGAAGGCCACCACCACGCCCTTTGTTCGCTGTAGCTGGCTGGGAACGGAAGCTGTCCCTTCGCTTCCTTGCAGCGCGGCTGCCCAGCGGCCGTGCCCCGAAACACCGGCGTGAAAACAGAAACAAACGGAAAGAGGCTTGTTTCTGTCATATCCAGTCCGGTTCGATCCATGCCTGTCGGGTAGGTGCCGCCCATACCACTCCCTGACGGGCAGGGGGCGCACATTGCAACAAAGGGGCGTGCATTGTCGTACGTGCCGACTACATTCGAGGAGACGGCGGACGCACGCTGGACAGACGCGAGACCGAAGGACGCACGGCCGCAGGGACGGACACGGGTGAGGGGGCCGCATGGCGAAAAAGGACGCACCGCCCCGCTGGGACCGCAAGATGCAGCAGCGGCTCGCGCGCGGTGAGGCGGCCGCCCTCGGCGAGCTCTACGACCGGTTCGCTTCGCTCGTGCACGGTCTCGCCCACTGCGTGCTCGGAGACGAACGAGCGGCCGACGGCATCACCCGCGAGGTCTTCGCCCACGTCTGGGAGCATCCCGACGCCTACGACCCCCGGCAGGGCCCGCTGCGCACCTGGGTCGCCGCGCTGACCCACCGTCTCGCCGTGCAGCAGCTGCGCGCCACGGAGACCGCCGCGCTCGCCGAGACCGGCCGCGGCTCGGCCCAGGCGCGCGAGGAACTGGAGCACCGGGTGCGGCACGCGTCCGTCGCCGCCCGCGCCGACTACATCGTCCAGGCCATGCCCGCGCCCCTGCGCGCCGCCCTGGAACTGGCCTACTTCCAGCGCCGCGACTACCGCCAGACCGCGGCCGACCTCGGCGTCACCGATGACGAGGCGCGCCGCCGGCTCCGCCTGGGCCTCCAACTGCTGTCCACGGCCCACGACACCGCGGCCCCCGGAGCCCCGCCCGGATACGGGGGTGCCGCGTGAGCGACGCGAGCGCCTGGCCGTCGTACGACGGCGGCGACGGTTACGGCGACGACGACCGGACCGGAGGAGGCGAAGGGGGCCGGGGGAGCGAGGGCGGCCAGGACGGGAAGGCCCGGGAGGACGGGAAAGACAGGAACGCCGGGGAAGCCGGGGAAGACAGGGTGTCCACCGGGATGAACGGGCCGGACGACAGCGGACCGGGTGGGCCGGGAGGGCAGAGAGGGCAGGGCGGCCCCGGCGGCGGCGATGGCGGCGGTGACGGCGGTGGCCGGGACGGCGTCTCCGGCTCCGGGTCCGGTCGGCCGCCGCGCATACCGCTGCCCCGCGCGTCCGTCGAGGACGGCGGGCTGCCGCTGCCCGCCGCGCCCGCGCCGGACCTCCCGCAGCCGCTCCGGCTGGAGCACCCGGTCCTCAAGTCGCTGCTGGGCGCATGGGCGTTGGCGGCCTGCTCCGCCGAGGAGACCGCCGCCGTCGAGGAGCACCTCGGGGACTGCGGCGGGTGCGCCGACGAGGCACGGCGGCTGCGCGAGGCGGTCGGCCTGCTGCAACGCCCGGAGAGCCTCGACCTGGACCCGGGTCTGCGCACCCGTGTCATCGACGGCTGCCTGACCCGCCGTCCGCCCCGCATCCCGGTGCCGCGCTGGGCACAGTCGTACGACGCCGAGACCGCGCGGCTGGACGCCCTGCTCCAGGACTTCGGGGACGCCGAGTGGCACGCTCCCGTGCGGCTGCGCTGG encodes:
- a CDS encoding EF-hand domain-containing protein, with translation MVSSEYERRIAARFATFDQDGNGYIDRVDFAAAAKAVLAEFSTAARSDKGQALYAGAEAFWQGMAGIADRDGDQRISRDEFVNSAVKRLRDNPERFAEIARPFLHAALDVADADGDGRATVEDTVRVLHALGAPDEVARGAAAVLDADADGKVGEAEIVPAFARYFTVPE
- a CDS encoding class I adenylate-forming enzyme family protein encodes the protein MTDTATATATATAHELSGSRTLWELLVRRAVLTPGRRVLLQEERALTFGELRERAERTAAGLYGMGVRPGTVVAWQLPTRLETAVLSFALARLGAVQSPVIPFYRDREVGFALRESKAEFFAVPGVWRGHDHTEMARRLGAKGVFEAYDDLPDGDPAVLPPPPADGGAVRWIYWTSGTTSDPKGVLHTDRSLIAGGSCLAHALRLTPDDVGSMAFPYAHIAGPDYTVMLLLYGFPAVMFEHFALPDALEEYRRHGVTVAGGSTAFYSMFLAEQRKRPGVPVIPTLRLLAGGGAPKPPEVYHAVVREMGVQLTHGYGMTEVPMITMGSPDDTADHLATTEGRPPAGMEIRVVDGEVRLRGEAVCQGYLDPAQSAEAFDADGFLRTGDLGRLTGGGHLVLTGRLKDVIIRKGENVSAKEIEDLLAAHPGVGDVAVIGLPDAERGERVCAVVEQPPGARTLTLEAVASYLRAAGLSVHKLPEQLELVDALPRNDTLRKVLKYKLRERYARPARPAAAGDPGTAIRGR
- a CDS encoding STAS domain-containing protein is translated as MVVAFTVTGGEQGGWAVLHVSGELDLVTSPVLRQRVHDEVAEGRHSLVLDLSDVYFCDSSGVGVLIAARRLIRSCRGRLRLILPAHGAADGSHVNRVLGALGVRRLFDVYGDLADAVDDGTEPLSA
- a CDS encoding sigma-70 family RNA polymerase sigma factor; this translates as MAKKDAPPRWDRKMQQRLARGEAAALGELYDRFASLVHGLAHCVLGDERAADGITREVFAHVWEHPDAYDPRQGPLRTWVAALTHRLAVQQLRATETAALAETGRGSAQAREELEHRVRHASVAARADYIVQAMPAPLRAALELAYFQRRDYRQTAADLGVTDDEARRRLRLGLQLLSTAHDTAAPGAPPGYGGAA